One genomic window of Phoenix dactylifera cultivar Barhee BC4 chromosome 6, palm_55x_up_171113_PBpolish2nd_filt_p, whole genome shotgun sequence includes the following:
- the LOC103701955 gene encoding probable isoprenylcysteine alpha-carbonyl methylesterase ICMEL1: protein MESRLLVSPSLPPGGAAEDGKAAALTAAASLSSTSSLSVSVAEDANLERPLIRRALSAPSSGGSRRRRAAIDSSSASRLPSFRQDVEHAAAETYLITRLALTLLRYLGVGYRWITKFIALGCYALLLMPGFLQVGYYYFFSSQVRRSVVYGEQPRNRLDLYLPVNTDGLKPVVAFVTGGAWIIGYKAWGALLGRRLAERGIIVACIDYRNFPQGTISDMVKDASQGISFVCNNIESYGGDLNRIYLMGQSAGAHIAACALLDQAIGEAGEGESISWSVSQIKAYFGISGGYNMLNLVDHFHRRGLYRSIFLSIMEGEQSLRRFSPEVMVQGSRVRHAVSLLPRVILFHGKSDYSIPPDASKTFADALQSVGAQAESVLYEGKTHTDLFLQDPLRGGRDELLEDIVAVIYADDAVALANDGTARRLVPECMLKLACKISPF, encoded by the exons ATGGAGTCCAGGCTCCTCGTTTCGCCCTCACTGCCGCCGGGAGGGGCAGCGGAGGACGGCAAGGCGGCGGCGCTGACGGCCGCGGCCTCCTtgtcctccacctcctccttgtCCGTGTCGGTGGCGGAGGACGCGAATCTCGAGCGGCCGCTCATCCGCCGGGCGCTTTCCGCCCCCAGCAGCGGTGGGAGCAGGAGGCGGAGAGCCGCGATCGATTCCTCCAGCGCCTCGCGCCTCCCCTCCTTCCGCCAGGACGTCGAACACGCCGCCGCCGAGACCTACCTCATCACCCGCCTCGCCCTCACCCTACTCCGATACCTAGG GGTAGGCTACCGATGGATCACAAAGTTCATTGCCCTAGGTTGTTATGCATTACTGCTCATGCCAGGTTTTCTCCAGG TTGGGTATTATTATTTCTTCTCAAGTCAGGTTCGCAGAAGTGTAGTTTATGGAGAACAGCCAAGGAACAG GCTGGATCTGTATTTACCTGTAAATACCGATGGTCTTAAACCAGTTGTAGCATTTGTAACTGGTGGAGCTTGGATCATTGG TTATAAAGCATGGGGTGCTCTTTTAGGACGACGATTGGCAGAAAGGGGCATCATAGTGGCATGCATAGATTACAG AAATTTTCCTCAAGGGACCATCAGTGATATGGTAAAAGACGCTTCTCAAGGAATTTCATTTGTGTGCAACAATATTGAGAGTTATGGAGGTGACCTTAACCG GATCTATCTAATGGGACAATCAGCAGGTGCACATATTGCTGCGTGTGCCCTCTTGGATCAGGCAATTGGAGAagctggagaaggagagagcaTTTCATGGAGCGTCTCTCAAATAAAAGCATACTTTGGCATATCTGGCGg GTACAATATGCTTAACTTGGTTGATCACTTCCACAGACGTGGACTATACCGCTCCATTTTCCTGAG CATAATGGAGGGAGAGCAATCCTTGCGACGTTTTTCTCCTGAAGTTATGGTgcagggctcaagggttaggcATGCAGTTTCTTTACTGCCTCGAGTTATTCTTTTCCATGGAAAAAGTGATTATTCAATACCACCAGATGCCAG TAAAACTTTCGCCGATGCCCTCCAGAGTGTTGGTGCTCAAGCTGAGTCAGTCTTGTATGAAGGGAAAACTCATACAGATTTATTTCTTCAG GATCCTCTTAGAGGTGGtagagatgaacttcttgaaGATATAGTTGCGGTCATCTATGCTGATGATGCAGTTGCACTTGCCAATGATGGTACAGCACGTCGCCTTGTTCCTGAGTGCATGTTAAAGTTGGCTTGTAAAATAAGCCCCTTCTGA